One window of the Ureibacillus sp. FSL W7-1570 genome contains the following:
- a CDS encoding amino acid ABC transporter permease: protein MIIISAIFEITPQLLRGLGITISVLLGSAIISYIVAFAAGLSRVSNNVILNKVTGVYVEVFRGTSLIVQLFWLYYAIPMLFGIQLGSNWWTGVIAIALNYGAYLSEVVRGSILAVDKGQTEAAIALNMSRYQRMRFIILPQAVRMMLPEFGNYTIQMMKATSLVSLIGMRDILYYGDIMRNTNLSQAPLIYVVVLFIYFILALPLIWLTKKGETIAKKGVAG, encoded by the coding sequence ATGATCATTATTAGTGCCATATTCGAAATTACCCCACAACTGTTGAGAGGACTGGGTATCACAATTTCTGTATTGCTTGGTTCGGCAATCATCTCATATATTGTCGCTTTTGCTGCAGGGTTATCAAGAGTTTCGAACAATGTCATATTAAACAAGGTGACAGGAGTCTATGTCGAAGTATTTCGTGGAACTTCACTCATCGTACAATTATTTTGGCTCTATTATGCCATCCCGATGCTTTTTGGTATTCAATTGGGTTCAAACTGGTGGACCGGAGTCATTGCAATCGCTCTGAATTATGGCGCTTATTTATCAGAAGTGGTACGCGGATCCATTTTGGCAGTGGATAAAGGGCAAACGGAAGCGGCTATCGCTTTGAATATGTCCCGTTATCAACGGATGAGGTTCATCATATTACCTCAAGCAGTACGGATGATGCTTCCGGAGTTCGGCAACTACACAATCCAAATGATGAAAGCGACATCGCTCGTCTCATTGATTGGCATGAGGGATATTTTATATTACGGCGATATTATGAGAAATACGAATCTATCTCAAGCTCCATTAATCTACGTAGTAGTGTTATTTATATACTTCATTTTGGCATTGCCTTTGATTTGGTTGACTAAAAAAGGAGAAACGATCGCGAAGAAAGGGGTGGCCGGTTGA
- the ehuD gene encoding ectoine/hydroxyectoine ABC transporter permease subunit EhuD: MNGNFRWDTFFDALPIVLQGLGATIGLTFACFGFALLFGFVWILFRRFPNKPVVTIAVWVMEFIRSTPPLVQLYFVYYALPVVPVIGITLEPFTCAILAIGIHYSTYIGEIYRSGIESVDKGQWEASTALNFSTIDKWRKIILPQAIPPTIPMLGNYFIIMFKEVPLASIIGVTGILAMANSYGALNFAYLEPLTIAGIIFLLLSYPSSILIKKLEVKMNTKFDKNALLEKTKKNGLPNMNLKESDRIA, from the coding sequence ATGAATGGCAATTTCAGATGGGATACATTCTTTGATGCTTTGCCAATAGTCTTACAAGGATTGGGCGCAACGATCGGTTTGACATTTGCCTGTTTTGGATTTGCCCTTCTTTTCGGTTTTGTATGGATCCTCTTCAGACGGTTTCCGAATAAACCGGTTGTGACAATCGCTGTTTGGGTGATGGAATTTATTCGTTCAACGCCACCTCTGGTTCAATTATATTTTGTTTATTATGCATTGCCCGTGGTACCGGTTATCGGTATAACATTGGAACCTTTTACATGCGCAATTCTGGCCATTGGTATCCATTATAGTACGTATATTGGAGAAATCTACCGTTCAGGTATTGAGAGTGTGGATAAAGGTCAATGGGAAGCGTCGACCGCTTTGAATTTTTCCACTATTGATAAGTGGAGAAAGATCATTTTACCCCAGGCAATTCCGCCAACCATTCCAATGCTGGGGAACTACTTTATCATTATGTTCAAAGAGGTGCCATTAGCGTCAATCATTGGTGTTACCGGAATATTGGCGATGGCGAATTCATATGGCGCTTTGAACTTCGCTTATTTAGAGCCATTGACAATTGCGGGTATCATTTTCTTACTTTTGAGTTACCCATCTTCTATACTGATTAAAAAATTGGAAGTGAAAATGAATACCAAATTCGATAAAAATGCACTTTTGGAAAAGACAAAAAAGAATGGCCTCCCCAACATGAATCTGAAGGAGAGTGATCGTATTGCCTAA